The following are encoded together in the candidate division KSB1 bacterium genome:
- a CDS encoding DegT/DnrJ/EryC1/StrS family aminotransferase: MCVCGHHLHRDYHIAGSNLFQFVCVSCKRAYALPGLGEQRPEVLRAGVDGIRFVHHNFDEDTHAAVASVLQSGWVAGCGSESARFEKKLAELSHCEYAVAMNSCTSALFASLLALEIGPGDEVLVADFSFPASGMAVLHAGARPRFVDVRLDTYNLDLDKLEALCTANTRAVMVVHTFGQMAPMRELQAWCKAHGLALIEDAACAIGARYDGVVPGECSDLACYSFHGRKIITTGEGGAVVTNNAVLYQRVRQISSLGVDASDKYKAGGPLRYRFQHLGYNFRLSDINCAIGLQQLRHLPALLERRQEFAALYREQLAGLAELTPPYCDPNAFHTYQAFVCRVKEEKLRDHLMAALKKQNLHATIGTYAQHCEPVFAAQEACPNSRLLYETTLALPFHSFLGRAQVEYVAEQVKRAVAQQD; this comes from the coding sequence GTGTGCGTCTGCGGCCATCATCTGCACCGGGACTATCACATTGCCGGCAGCAATCTCTTTCAGTTCGTCTGTGTCTCCTGCAAGCGCGCCTACGCCCTGCCCGGCCTGGGGGAGCAGCGGCCGGAAGTGTTGCGCGCCGGCGTGGACGGCATTCGTTTCGTGCATCACAATTTCGATGAGGACACGCACGCGGCGGTGGCGAGTGTGCTGCAATCCGGCTGGGTGGCGGGCTGCGGCAGTGAGTCGGCACGCTTCGAGAAGAAGCTGGCGGAATTGTCGCACTGCGAGTATGCCGTGGCGATGAACAGTTGCACCTCGGCGCTGTTCGCCTCGTTGCTCGCCCTGGAGATTGGTCCCGGCGACGAGGTGCTGGTGGCGGATTTTTCCTTTCCCGCCTCCGGCATGGCCGTGCTGCATGCCGGCGCCCGGCCCCGCTTCGTTGACGTCCGCCTCGACACCTACAATCTCGACCTGGACAAACTCGAGGCGCTGTGCACGGCCAACACCCGGGCGGTGATGGTGGTGCACACTTTTGGCCAGATGGCGCCGATGCGCGAGCTGCAGGCCTGGTGCAAGGCTCACGGCCTGGCACTGATCGAGGATGCCGCCTGCGCCATTGGCGCGCGCTATGACGGCGTGGTGCCGGGCGAGTGCTCCGACCTGGCCTGCTATTCGTTTCACGGCCGCAAGATCATCACCACCGGCGAAGGCGGCGCGGTGGTCACCAACAATGCCGTGCTTTATCAACGCGTGCGGCAGATCTCCTCACTCGGCGTCGACGCCTCGGACAAGTACAAGGCCGGCGGACCGCTGCGTTATCGCTTCCAGCATCTGGGCTACAACTTCCGGCTGAGTGACATCAACTGCGCCATCGGCCTGCAGCAATTGCGCCATCTGCCCGCCCTGCTCGAACGCCGCCAGGAGTTTGCCGCGCTTTATCGCGAGCAGCTCGCCGGCCTCGCGGAATTGACACCGCCATATTGCGATCCCAACGCCTTTCACACCTATCAGGCTTTTGTCTGCCGGGTGAAGGAAGAAAAGCTGCGCGATCATTTGATGGCGGCGTTGAAAAAGCAAAATCTGCACGCCACCATCGGCACCTATGCCCAGCATTGCGAGCCGGTGTTCGCCGCGCAGGAGGCCTGCCCCAACTCCCGGCTGCTTTATGAAACCACGCTGGCCCTGCCGTTTCACTCCTTTTTGGGCAGGGCACAGGTGGAATATGTGGCGGAGCAGGTGAAACGGGCGGTGGCGCAACAGGATTGA
- a CDS encoding GDP-mannose 4,6-dehydratase produces MPTTCSIKGKSILVTGGAGFIGSHLVDALLAGGAATVVAVDNLFLGSLDNLAQARQSPAFHFYREDAADLSALDHIISTHRTEIVFNLATKALLYSFINPEGAYLVNVKIMTTLLYLQRKGAFRTLIHCSSSEAYGSAQIFPMDENHPYAPATPYAAGKAAADLMALSFAHTFGAEVSIIRPFNNYGPRQNCDRGLEAVIPLTAARLRRGEKPVIYGDGQQTRDFLFVSDTVAGLIAACETPAARGQVINLASGREISIAEVITGICAYFGYEGPVEYRPARPADVRRHRGDIRRAQELLGFKPAVSFEEGLRRTLDWYTHAPQAERDVRARAG; encoded by the coding sequence ATGCCAACAACCTGCTCCATCAAGGGAAAGTCGATACTCGTGACCGGCGGCGCCGGCTTCATTGGCAGCCATTTGGTTGATGCCCTGCTCGCCGGCGGCGCGGCGACCGTGGTGGCGGTTGACAATCTTTTTCTCGGCAGCCTGGACAATTTGGCGCAGGCGCGGCAGTCGCCAGCTTTTCATTTTTACCGGGAGGATGCCGCGGATCTGTCCGCGCTGGACCATATCATCAGCACGCATCGCACGGAGATCGTTTTTAACCTCGCCACCAAGGCGCTGCTTTACAGTTTCATCAACCCGGAAGGCGCCTACCTGGTGAATGTGAAGATCATGACCACGCTGCTTTATCTGCAGCGCAAAGGCGCTTTCCGGACTCTGATACACTGTTCCTCCTCGGAAGCCTATGGCAGCGCACAAATCTTTCCGATGGATGAAAATCATCCCTATGCGCCGGCCACGCCGTATGCCGCCGGCAAAGCCGCAGCGGATTTGATGGCACTCAGCTTTGCACACACTTTCGGTGCCGAGGTCTCCATTATCCGGCCCTTCAACAATTACGGCCCGCGGCAAAATTGCGATCGCGGCCTGGAGGCGGTAATTCCCCTGACCGCGGCCCGTCTGCGGCGCGGCGAGAAACCCGTAATCTATGGCGATGGCCAGCAGACGCGCGACTTCCTTTTCGTCTCCGACACCGTTGCCGGTTTGATTGCCGCCTGCGAAACCCCGGCAGCGCGCGGCCAGGTCATCAATCTCGCCTCGGGCCGGGAGATCAGCATTGCGGAGGTAATCACCGGCATTTGCGCCTATTTTGGCTATGAGGGGCCTGTTGAATACCGGCCGGCGCGACCGGCCGATGTGCGGCGCCACCGCGGTGATATTCGCCGCGCGCAGGAACTGCTGGGCTTCAAACCGGCCGTCAGTTTCGAAGAAGGGCTGCGCCGCACGCTGGATTGGTACACGCATGCGCCGCAGGCGGAGCGTGACGTGCGGGCGCGCGCCGGATGA
- a CDS encoding methionyl-tRNA formyltransferase — protein sequence MSIVFFGTTDTGHYCLAQMLAAGLPVAGVVTGPPEFEISYAKGKVQNLRHRSFHDLAAACNLPLLTFQRKFDEDVVQTLRQWQPQLLVVIGWYHLIPARVRALAPLGAVGMHWSLLPKYRGGSPLVWAMIQGEAETGASLFYLEDRVDTGPLVAQEAVTIGAHDDVQEMIARLNRISGRLVVEHIPRILQGTARSWPQDESRATYFPPRSPADGQIDWRWPAQRLYDFIRAQTLPYPCAFTHYRGERVRLVKATLAPRRGLHTAVRAGDGRWLGLETILVAEETEVKNARDFFGRDEVVFEQSETAQPL from the coding sequence ATGAGCATCGTTTTCTTCGGCACCACGGACACAGGGCATTACTGTCTCGCACAAATGCTGGCCGCCGGCCTGCCGGTCGCCGGCGTGGTGACCGGCCCGCCCGAGTTCGAAATTTCATATGCGAAGGGCAAAGTCCAAAACCTGCGGCACCGCTCGTTTCATGATCTTGCCGCAGCCTGCAACCTTCCACTGCTCACCTTTCAGCGCAAGTTTGATGAAGACGTTGTGCAAACCTTGCGGCAGTGGCAGCCGCAGTTGCTGGTGGTGATTGGCTGGTATCATCTCATTCCTGCCAGAGTGCGGGCGCTCGCGCCGCTGGGCGCGGTTGGCATGCACTGGTCGCTGCTGCCCAAATATCGCGGCGGTTCACCGCTGGTGTGGGCGATGATTCAGGGCGAGGCGGAAACCGGCGCCTCGCTGTTTTATTTGGAAGACCGGGTCGATACCGGCCCCCTGGTCGCGCAGGAGGCCGTGACGATCGGGGCGCATGATGATGTGCAAGAGATGATCGCCAGGCTCAACCGCATCTCCGGCCGTCTGGTGGTCGAACATATTCCCCGCATTCTGCAGGGCACCGCACGGTCATGGCCGCAGGACGAATCCCGGGCCACGTACTTCCCGCCGCGCAGCCCGGCGGACGGCCAAATTGACTGGCGCTGGCCGGCACAGCGCCTTTATGATTTTATTCGGGCGCAAACGCTGCCCTATCCCTGCGCCTTCACGCACTACCGCGGCGAGCGCGTGCGCCTCGTGAAAGCCACGCTCGCACCCCGCCGCGGCCTGCACACCGCCGTGCGCGCCGGCGATGGTCGGTGGCTCGGCCTGGAGACCATCCTGGTGGCGGAGGAGACGGAAGTGAAAAACGCACGCGATTTTTTCGGCCGGGATGAGGTCGTGTTCGAACAATCCGAAACGGCCCAGCCGTTGTGA
- a CDS encoding D-glucuronyl C5-epimerase family protein yields the protein MNASSTTTAASGTRLALAYPFRFEATEDFSDYHRDEAGVPTVYYRHLQRRVYNPITIAQFGLYQLYRFDRDGDVRAALQAQTMADWLVGNQEEWRQGIGAWIFRFDLPFYGPRQPWISALAQGQAISLLLRAAQLCNTAKYEAASRRAVRAFYHSVAEGGVVQRFPDGSPVFEEYPTVEPSMVLNGHLFAMLGLHDYAAYFDDATAAGLFVRCLTGLRANLMHYDTGYWNHYDLHRSRRLTSADYVRIHVQLLNILAAVSGEAFLAETAQRWQGYLDSPWCRARFWAGKVVEKLRLRLNNYMPPPHVLPQLE from the coding sequence ATGAACGCCTCCAGCACAACCACCGCGGCTTCCGGCACGAGGCTCGCACTCGCCTATCCCTTCCGCTTTGAAGCCACGGAAGATTTTTCCGATTATCACCGCGACGAAGCGGGTGTGCCCACTGTCTATTACCGGCATCTGCAGCGCCGGGTTTACAATCCCATCACCATCGCGCAGTTCGGCCTGTATCAGCTTTATCGTTTTGACCGCGACGGCGATGTGCGCGCCGCTTTGCAGGCACAGACCATGGCAGACTGGCTGGTCGGTAATCAGGAGGAATGGCGGCAGGGCATTGGCGCGTGGATCTTTCGTTTTGATCTGCCCTTCTATGGCCCGCGCCAGCCGTGGATTTCCGCGCTGGCACAAGGCCAGGCCATCTCGCTGCTGCTGCGCGCGGCACAGTTGTGCAATACCGCAAAATACGAAGCGGCCAGCCGCCGCGCGGTGCGGGCGTTTTATCATTCCGTGGCGGAGGGCGGCGTGGTGCAGCGTTTCCCCGATGGCAGCCCGGTGTTCGAAGAATACCCGACCGTCGAGCCTTCCATGGTGCTCAACGGCCATCTCTTCGCCATGCTGGGTCTGCATGATTATGCCGCCTATTTTGACGACGCCACGGCGGCGGGCCTGTTTGTCCGCTGCCTCACCGGCCTCCGGGCCAATTTAATGCACTACGACACGGGCTACTGGAATCATTACGATCTTCACCGCAGCCGGCGGCTGACCTCCGCCGACTATGTGCGTATTCATGTGCAACTGCTCAATATTCTTGCCGCGGTGAGCGGCGAAGCTTTTCTGGCGGAAACCGCGCAACGCTGGCAGGGCTATCTTGACAGCCCCTGGTGTCGCGCCCGCTTCTGGGCCGGCAAAGTGGTGGAGAAGCTGCGGCTGCGGCTGAACAACTACATGCCACCGCCGCATGTGCTGCCACAACTCGAATGA
- a CDS encoding leucyl aminopeptidase: MEITIKISGPEAVPCAALLLMVPPVTAAQAPRLLNLPPSSRYLSAVQQRCHSGDFSGRADEIHWLYPAEAPAQRLLLAGYGWREGEAEQRKSAPHLQQVIANAVAACRKLGVPELCVPVAGGLADQFGLRQAGQLISEAALLANYCFSKYKSKPAADDRPLRSLTLVAGSAADHAELEAGVKDGGLLAAWTNFARDLQNLPANALTPEMFAQMAQMKAAESGLSCRVFDEKMIRELGMGALLGVAQGSSNPPRFLVLETRAPDDGNTVVFIGKGITFDSGGLSIKSAEAMEKMKYDMSGAAVALAATCCLAQLPERPSLVCLLPLAENMPGGHALRPGDVVTACNGKTIEVADTDAEGRLILAEALAYAARFKPVAVIDVATLTGAVFSALGEVAAGLISNNPELAGRLKRAAAFTGERVWELPLYPDYLRNLESEIADIRNYPARKVGAGASHGAAFLSAFVNGYAWAHLDIAAVALQQRNTTLCPSPATGWGVRLLVQMCREWQRERKTAVRR; the protein is encoded by the coding sequence ATGGAAATCACAATCAAAATCAGTGGCCCTGAGGCCGTGCCCTGCGCGGCTTTGCTGCTGATGGTGCCGCCCGTCACTGCAGCACAAGCCCCCCGCCTGTTGAATCTCCCCCCGTCCTCGCGTTATCTGTCCGCCGTGCAGCAGCGCTGCCACAGTGGTGATTTTTCCGGCCGCGCGGATGAAATTCACTGGCTTTATCCCGCAGAGGCGCCGGCGCAACGGCTGCTGCTCGCCGGTTACGGCTGGCGTGAAGGGGAAGCCGAGCAGCGCAAGTCGGCACCGCATCTGCAACAGGTGATCGCCAACGCCGTCGCCGCGTGTCGCAAACTCGGCGTGCCCGAATTGTGTGTGCCGGTGGCCGGCGGACTTGCCGATCAGTTTGGCTTGCGCCAGGCCGGCCAGCTCATCAGCGAAGCTGCGCTCCTGGCCAATTATTGCTTCAGCAAGTACAAATCCAAACCGGCTGCCGACGATCGGCCGCTGCGCAGCCTGACGCTGGTGGCCGGCTCTGCCGCCGATCACGCCGAACTCGAAGCCGGGGTGAAAGATGGCGGGCTGCTGGCAGCCTGGACGAACTTTGCGCGCGACCTGCAGAATCTGCCGGCCAATGCGCTCACTCCCGAGATGTTTGCTCAAATGGCGCAAATGAAAGCGGCCGAATCCGGCCTGAGCTGCCGTGTGTTCGATGAAAAGATGATTCGCGAGCTGGGCATGGGCGCGTTGCTGGGCGTGGCGCAGGGCAGCAGCAATCCGCCTCGTTTTCTCGTGCTCGAAACCCGCGCCCCCGATGACGGCAACACGGTCGTGTTCATCGGCAAGGGCATCACCTTTGACAGCGGCGGCCTGTCGATCAAATCCGCGGAGGCGATGGAGAAAATGAAATACGACATGTCCGGCGCGGCGGTGGCATTGGCCGCCACCTGCTGTCTGGCGCAATTGCCGGAGCGGCCGTCGCTGGTGTGTCTCCTGCCCCTGGCGGAAAACATGCCGGGCGGTCACGCTCTGCGGCCGGGCGATGTGGTTACGGCCTGCAATGGCAAGACCATCGAAGTCGCGGACACCGATGCCGAGGGCCGTCTCATTCTGGCGGAAGCGCTGGCTTATGCCGCCCGCTTCAAGCCGGTCGCCGTGATCGATGTGGCCACGCTCACCGGCGCAGTCTTCTCGGCACTCGGCGAAGTTGCCGCGGGTCTGATCTCCAACAACCCGGAGCTGGCTGGCCGCCTGAAACGGGCGGCGGCATTCACCGGCGAGCGGGTGTGGGAATTGCCGCTCTACCCCGATTATCTTCGCAATCTCGAAAGCGAGATTGCCGATATTCGCAACTATCCCGCCAGGAAAGTCGGCGCCGGCGCCAGCCATGGCGCAGCCTTTCTCAGCGCCTTTGTGAATGGCTATGCCTGGGCGCATCTCGACATTGCCGCGGTGGCGCTGCAGCAACGCAACACCACGCTTTGCCCCTCGCCGGCGACGGGCTGGGGCGTGCGTCTGCTGGTGCAGATGTGTCGCGAATGGCAGCGCGAGCGGAAAACCGCCGTGCGCCGCTGA
- a CDS encoding NADH-quinone oxidoreductase subunit N, with the protein MMTNTLTLSQIVYHFAPTLTLVVVGLLVLLLGMLFPRMYRETLAAVVLFGFGIAVFYAVQNWGESVVLFHGMIVVDKFANGFACLFVIAAGLTLLLSIDALESTSLLVSEFFMLIIFATVGMLLLAASAHLLTLFLGLEILSISLYILAGFRRNDKFSIEASFKYFLLGAFASSFLLYGIALIYGSVGSASLTAVAEAVKARHLLDTPLLTAGLAMMAVGFGFKIALAPFHTWAPDVYQGAPTPIAAFMATGSKAAAFAALLRLVLTTGMMTQAVWQQIFWVLAVLTMTVGNIVALRQDNIKRLLAYSSIAHAGYMLIGVIANNELGSSALLYYLLSYTFMNLGAFGVVAFLSKTENELVNLNDYRGLAFRRPFAAVAMAIFMFSLAGIPITAGFMSKFYVFSAAVQAGHLWLVILGVINSMISLYYYLGVVVVMFMQKSESAGEELALERLPAVGLALIIAVFGTLQLGLAPARWMEAFQDLARSVM; encoded by the coding sequence ATGATGACTAATACTCTGACACTCTCCCAGATTGTCTATCACTTCGCGCCGACGCTGACCCTGGTGGTGGTCGGGCTGCTGGTGTTGCTGCTCGGCATGCTGTTCCCGCGCATGTATCGCGAGACCCTGGCGGCGGTGGTGCTGTTCGGCTTCGGCATCGCGGTCTTTTATGCCGTGCAAAACTGGGGCGAGTCCGTGGTCTTGTTTCATGGCATGATCGTGGTCGACAAATTCGCCAATGGTTTTGCCTGCCTGTTCGTGATTGCCGCCGGCCTCACCCTGCTGCTGTCCATCGATGCCCTGGAGAGCACCTCGCTGCTGGTGAGCGAATTTTTCATGCTGATCATCTTCGCCACCGTGGGCATGCTGTTGCTGGCCGCCAGCGCGCATTTGCTCACACTCTTCCTGGGACTGGAAATCCTCTCGATCTCGCTCTACATCCTGGCCGGTTTCCGGCGCAACGACAAGTTCAGCATCGAGGCTTCCTTCAAATATTTCCTGCTGGGTGCGTTTGCCAGCAGCTTCCTGCTCTACGGCATTGCCTTGATTTATGGCAGCGTCGGCAGCGCCAGCCTCACGGCCGTGGCCGAAGCGGTGAAGGCGCGCCACCTGCTGGACACCCCCCTGCTTACTGCCGGTTTGGCGATGATGGCGGTCGGCTTCGGCTTCAAGATCGCGCTGGCGCCGTTTCACACCTGGGCGCCGGATGTCTATCAGGGTGCGCCCACACCGATTGCGGCCTTCATGGCCACCGGTTCCAAAGCCGCGGCTTTCGCCGCCCTGCTGCGCCTCGTGCTGACCACCGGCATGATGACCCAGGCCGTCTGGCAGCAGATCTTCTGGGTGCTGGCCGTCCTCACCATGACGGTCGGCAACATTGTGGCGCTGCGCCAGGACAACATCAAACGGCTGCTCGCCTATTCCTCGATTGCCCATGCCGGCTATATGCTGATCGGCGTCATCGCCAACAATGAGCTGGGCAGTTCCGCGCTGCTGTATTATCTGCTGAGCTACACCTTCATGAACCTCGGCGCCTTCGGCGTGGTGGCTTTCCTCTCCAAAACCGAGAACGAGCTGGTCAATCTCAATGACTACCGCGGGCTGGCATTTCGCCGGCCGTTTGCCGCGGTGGCCATGGCGATCTTCATGTTCTCGCTCGCCGGTATTCCGATTACCGCGGGCTTTATGAGCAAGTTCTATGTGTTCTCCGCCGCGGTGCAAGCCGGCCACCTCTGGCTCGTCATCCTGGGCGTGATCAACTCCATGATCAGCCTGTATTACTATCTCGGCGTGGTGGTGGTGATGTTCATGCAAAAATCCGAAAGTGCGGGCGAGGAGCTGGCGCTCGAACGGCTGCCGGCGGTGGGTCTGGCCCTGATCATTGCCGTCTTCGGCACGCTGCAGCTCGGCCTCGCGCCGGCCCGCTGGATGGAAGCCTTCCAGGATTTGGCGCGCTCGGTCATGTAA
- a CDS encoding NADH-quinone oxidoreductase subunit M: protein MFDNLPILSLLIFLPLAGAVLVSLTPRQHPGLMRGFTLGVTLLVFVISLPLFFNFDSSRIAFQFEERREWIPAMRATYHLGVDGISLLMVLLTTFLTPLVILSSWNDIKTSIKGYLVSMLLLEAGMIGVFVALDLLLFYVFWEVMLIPMYFIIGVWGGPRRIYAAVKFFIYTMVGSLLMLVAILFIYFYYGKVTGTLTFDFVQIRELLFPENYQFWLFLAFGLSFAIKVPMFPFHTWLPDAHVEAPTAGSVILAGVLLKMGTYGFLRFCLPLFPNASLQFAPLLSVLAIIGIIYGAWVAMVQPDIKKLVAYSSVSHLGFVMLGIFTFTHQGLQGALIQMVNHGLSTGALFLIVGMLYERRHTREIADFGGLARPLPVFTTFFMIATLASIGLPGLNGFVGEFLVLLGTFLTNKTYAAFAATGVIFAAVYMLWMFQRVMFGRLDKEENRRLRDLTRREIAVLVPVTAMMVLIGVWAQPFLGKMETSVDALIRTVHARAAKVNDAPGLAPLDLGWRIASPPAVAGE, encoded by the coding sequence ATGTTCGATAATCTGCCCATTTTGTCACTGCTGATCTTCCTGCCGCTCGCCGGCGCGGTGCTCGTCAGTCTGACACCGCGGCAGCACCCCGGCCTGATGCGCGGCTTCACGCTCGGCGTCACCCTGCTCGTGTTTGTGATCAGCCTGCCTCTGTTTTTCAATTTCGACAGCAGCCGCATCGCCTTTCAGTTCGAAGAGCGGCGCGAGTGGATTCCGGCGATGCGCGCGACCTATCACCTCGGCGTGGATGGCATCAGTCTGTTGATGGTCCTGCTCACCACCTTTCTCACCCCGCTGGTCATCCTGTCCTCCTGGAATGACATCAAGACCAGCATCAAGGGCTATCTCGTCTCCATGTTGCTGCTGGAGGCGGGCATGATTGGCGTGTTCGTCGCCCTCGATCTGCTGCTCTTTTACGTGTTCTGGGAAGTGATGCTGATCCCGATGTATTTCATCATCGGTGTTTGGGGCGGCCCGCGCCGGATCTATGCCGCGGTGAAGTTCTTCATCTACACCATGGTCGGCAGTTTGTTGATGCTGGTCGCCATCCTCTTCATTTATTTCTATTATGGCAAAGTGACGGGCACCCTCACCTTCGATTTCGTACAGATCCGCGAGCTGCTGTTCCCGGAGAATTATCAATTCTGGCTGTTCCTCGCCTTCGGGCTGTCGTTTGCGATCAAAGTGCCGATGTTTCCCTTTCACACCTGGCTGCCCGATGCCCACGTGGAGGCGCCCACCGCCGGCTCGGTGATTCTCGCAGGTGTGCTCTTGAAAATGGGAACCTACGGCTTTCTGCGTTTCTGCCTGCCGCTTTTTCCCAATGCCTCGCTGCAATTTGCACCGCTGCTTTCCGTGCTCGCGATCATCGGCATCATTTATGGCGCCTGGGTGGCCATGGTGCAGCCGGACATCAAAAAGCTGGTGGCCTATTCCTCGGTGAGCCACCTCGGTTTCGTCATGCTCGGCATCTTCACCTTCACCCATCAGGGTTTGCAGGGCGCCCTGATTCAAATGGTCAACCACGGCCTGTCCACCGGCGCGCTGTTCCTGATCGTCGGCATGCTGTATGAGCGCCGCCACACCCGCGAAATCGCGGACTTTGGCGGCTTGGCGCGTCCGCTGCCGGTGTTCACCACCTTTTTCATGATTGCCACGCTCGCCTCTATCGGGCTGCCCGGCTTGAACGGCTTTGTGGGTGAATTTTTGGTTTTGCTCGGCACTTTTCTCACCAACAAAACCTACGCCGCCTTTGCCGCCACCGGTGTGATCTTCGCCGCGGTTTACATGTTGTGGATGTTCCAGCGTGTCATGTTCGGCAGGCTCGACAAGGAGGAGAACCGTCGCCTGCGCGACCTGACGCGGCGGGAGATCGCAGTGCTGGTGCCGGTGACAGCCATGATGGTGCTGATCGGGGTGTGGGCCCAGCCGTTCCTGGGTAAAATGGAAACCTCGGTGGATGCGCTGATCCGCACGGTGCACGCACGCGCCGCCAAAGTGAACGATGCTCCCGGCCTGGCTCCGCTCGATTTGGGATGGCGCATCGCGTCGCCGCCGGCCGTGGCCGGGGAATGA